One genomic segment of Pyruvatibacter mobilis includes these proteins:
- a CDS encoding LysR family transcriptional regulator, producing the protein MDRLAMLEVFVAVAERGSFSKAAEALEMSNSAVSKHVAALEDRLGARLLNRTTRRVSLTDIGQAYCERARAVLADLDSADAAASSQQEEARGVLKLSVPFSFAIRHLGPVVADFMAQHPQLEVDMVLNDRFVDIVDEGFDLALRIGELADSSLKARRIAPVRLVLAASPAFLDRHGRPATPDDLSTDHFLRYSIGGDQVALAREAAPQEVVTRVRAAGPLKVNNGDMLREAMLAGTGFASLPTFIIGDDLKSGALERVLPDWCVPPIALHAVYPPGKALSAKVRLMIDHLVTTFSPVPPWDAFEG; encoded by the coding sequence ATGGACCGTCTGGCGATGCTCGAGGTCTTCGTGGCGGTGGCGGAGCGGGGGAGTTTTTCCAAGGCCGCCGAGGCGCTGGAGATGTCCAACTCCGCCGTCTCCAAGCATGTGGCAGCGCTCGAGGACCGGCTCGGTGCCCGTCTGCTGAACCGCACCACCCGCCGTGTCAGCCTCACCGATATCGGACAGGCCTATTGCGAGCGGGCGCGGGCGGTGCTGGCGGATCTCGACAGCGCCGATGCCGCTGCCTCCAGTCAGCAGGAGGAGGCGCGCGGGGTTCTCAAGCTGTCCGTCCCGTTCTCCTTTGCCATCCGGCATCTGGGGCCGGTGGTGGCCGACTTCATGGCGCAGCATCCGCAGCTCGAAGTGGACATGGTGCTGAACGACCGCTTCGTGGACATCGTGGATGAGGGCTTCGATCTCGCCTTGCGCATCGGCGAGCTTGCGGATTCAAGCCTGAAGGCGCGGCGCATCGCGCCTGTCCGGCTGGTGCTGGCGGCGTCACCCGCCTTCCTTGACCGGCATGGCCGGCCCGCAACGCCGGATGATTTGTCTACGGATCATTTCCTGCGCTACTCGATCGGCGGCGATCAGGTGGCGCTGGCCCGCGAGGCGGCCCCGCAGGAGGTGGTTACACGGGTGCGCGCGGCCGGGCCGCTCAAGGTCAATAATGGCGACATGCTGCGTGAGGCCATGCTGGCCGGGACGGGCTTTGCCAGCCTGCCCACCTTCATCATCGGCGATGATCTCAAATCCGGCGCGCTGGAGCGCGTGCTGCCCGACTGGTGCGTGCCCCCCATTGCCCTTCACGCAGTCTATCCCCCCGGCAAGGCGCTGTCCGCCAAGGTCCGCCTGATGATCGACCACCTCGTCACCACCTTCAGCCCCGTCCCGCCCTGGGATGCGTTCGAGGGGTAG
- the map gene encoding type I methionyl aminopeptidase, with protein sequence MNYVDAFDAPLINTGAIKLHGPEDFAGMRKAGQLSAAALDMLVPHVKPGVTTGELDKLVLDFALDHGVVPATYGYRGYRHSSCTSINHVVCHGIPGDKALKNGDIVNIDVTLLVDGWHGDTSRMFPVGDINRKAERLIEVTYKSMMLGIEAVKPGATLGDIGAAIQTYAESQRCGVVRDFCGHGLGKVFHDAPNILHYGKRGEGQTLKEGMFFTIEPMINLGRPHVKLLSDGWTAVTRDRSLSAQFEHSVGVTADGVEIFTGSPGGFDCPPYL encoded by the coding sequence ATGAACTATGTGGACGCCTTCGACGCGCCGCTGATCAATACCGGGGCCATCAAGCTGCATGGGCCGGAGGATTTTGCCGGTATGCGCAAGGCCGGGCAGCTGTCGGCGGCGGCCCTCGACATGCTGGTGCCGCATGTGAAGCCGGGCGTGACCACCGGCGAGCTGGACAAGCTGGTGCTGGACTTCGCGCTAGATCACGGCGTGGTGCCCGCCACCTACGGCTATCGCGGCTACCGGCATTCCTCCTGCACCTCAATCAACCACGTGGTGTGCCACGGCATCCCCGGCGACAAGGCGCTGAAGAACGGCGACATCGTCAATATCGACGTGACGCTGCTGGTGGATGGCTGGCACGGCGACACCAGCCGCATGTTCCCGGTGGGCGACATCAACCGCAAGGCGGAGCGCCTCATCGAGGTGACGTACAAATCCATGATGCTGGGCATCGAGGCGGTGAAGCCGGGCGCGACGCTGGGCGACATCGGCGCCGCCATCCAGACCTATGCCGAAAGCCAGCGCTGCGGCGTGGTGCGCGACTTCTGCGGCCACGGGCTGGGCAAGGTGTTCCACGACGCGCCCAACATCCTGCATTACGGCAAGCGCGGCGAAGGCCAGACGCTGAAGGAAGGCATGTTCTTCACCATCGAGCCGATGATCAATCTCGGCCGCCCGCATGTGAAGCTGCTGTCCGACGGCTGGACGGCGGTGACCCGCGACCGCTCCCTGTCGGCGCAGTTCGAGCACTCGGTCGGCGTGACTGCGGATGGCGTTGAGATCTTCACCGGCTCCCCGGGCGGCTTCGACTGCCCGCCCTATCTCTAG
- a CDS encoding DoxX family protein — MLTRFLDQTTLDTATAPLAATLLRLTLGTAFLAHGLLKVLVFTPAGTVAFFESQGFPGITAYAVILAELAGGAALILGLHTRAVALALIPVLAGAALVHLPNGWVFSNPGGGWEFPVFWIAANAVQALLGDGAYALRSPLAGRTASAAAR; from the coding sequence ATGCTGACCAGATTCCTTGACCAGACGACCCTCGACACAGCCACCGCGCCGCTGGCGGCGACCCTGCTGCGGCTCACCCTCGGCACGGCCTTCCTCGCCCACGGGCTGCTGAAAGTGCTGGTGTTTACCCCCGCCGGCACGGTGGCCTTCTTCGAGAGCCAGGGCTTTCCCGGCATCACCGCCTATGCGGTGATCCTGGCTGAGCTTGCCGGTGGCGCGGCGCTGATCCTCGGCCTGCATACCCGCGCCGTGGCCCTGGCCCTGATCCCGGTGCTGGCAGGCGCTGCCCTCGTCCACCTGCCCAATGGCTGGGTGTTCTCCAACCCGGGCGGCGGCTGGGAATTCCCGGTCTTCTGGATCGCCGCCAATGCCGTGCAGGCGCTGCTGGGGGACGGGGCCTATGCCCTGCGCTCCCCGCTCGCCGGCCGGACTGCGTCCGCAGCGGCCCGCTAG
- the sfsA gene encoding DNA/RNA nuclease SfsA, which translates to MKLPPLVPGTLIKRYKRFLADVELDSGETLTAHCANPGAMMGLHAPGNRVWLSKSDNPKRKLAYSWELVEVDGTLVGINTGMPNKLAEEAILAGRIPELAGYETLRREVKYGKSSRIDILLEDDGKPLTYVEVKNVHLMREAGLAEFPDSVTARGAKHLEELGDMAEAGHRAVMLYVVQYPGTTRFRLAADIDPKYAEALKKARARGVEALCYGCDITTDAIELTHRLSPELD; encoded by the coding sequence ATGAAACTCCCTCCTCTCGTGCCGGGCACGCTCATCAAGCGGTACAAGCGGTTTCTGGCTGATGTCGAGCTCGACAGCGGCGAGACGCTGACGGCCCATTGCGCCAATCCGGGTGCGATGATGGGGCTGCATGCGCCGGGCAACCGGGTGTGGCTGTCGAAATCGGACAACCCCAAGCGCAAGCTCGCCTATTCGTGGGAGCTGGTGGAAGTGGACGGCACGCTGGTGGGGATCAATACCGGCATGCCCAACAAGCTGGCGGAGGAAGCGATCCTCGCCGGGCGCATTCCGGAACTGGCGGGCTATGAAACCCTCCGCCGCGAGGTGAAATACGGCAAGTCGAGCCGCATCGACATCCTGCTGGAGGATGACGGCAAGCCGCTGACCTATGTGGAGGTGAAGAACGTCCACCTGATGCGGGAAGCGGGACTGGCGGAATTCCCCGACAGCGTGACCGCCCGCGGCGCCAAGCACCTGGAAGAGCTGGGCGACATGGCCGAGGCCGGCCACCGGGCGGTGATGCTCTATGTGGTGCAATATCCCGGCACCACGCGCTTCCGCCTGGCCGCCGATATCGACCCCAAGTACGCCGAAGCCCTCAAAAAAGCGCGCGCTCGCGGTGTGGAAGCCCTATGTTATGGTTGTGACATCACAACAGACGCGATCGAGCTGACCCACCGGCTCTCGCCTGAACTGGACTGA
- a CDS encoding histidine phosphatase family protein, which yields MTMSPRIAFDGALRRRVYLFRHGDVAYVTNDGSIVADPRQVHLTRQGQEEADAMGRMMADVPVDKAVCSGLPRTRQTLARILGDRDLPVEEVPDLEELRSDRAQAAYEQGGAPDPVPLPDDLSEVAYAFLNAHEPGMRYRNGEVFADFEGRVVPAFEGLLKHPDWHNMTLVAHGGVNRVLLGWALGTGLKTFGQFEQDTCCLNVLDIDQDPDSLAVRRVLVRAVNATTYDPPKRDRHLTTLEDLAHRLQEARQG from the coding sequence ATGACCATGTCCCCCCGCATTGCTTTTGATGGCGCGCTGCGCCGGCGTGTCTATCTGTTCCGCCACGGGGACGTGGCCTATGTGACCAATGACGGGTCGATCGTGGCGGACCCGCGCCAGGTCCACCTGACCCGGCAGGGGCAGGAAGAGGCGGACGCCATGGGACGGATGATGGCGGATGTGCCGGTGGACAAGGCCGTGTGCTCCGGACTGCCGCGCACCCGTCAGACGCTGGCACGCATTCTGGGCGACCGCGACCTGCCGGTGGAAGAAGTGCCCGATCTCGAAGAGCTGCGCTCGGACCGCGCCCAAGCCGCCTATGAGCAGGGCGGCGCGCCGGACCCCGTGCCCCTGCCCGACGACCTGAGCGAGGTGGCCTACGCGTTTCTCAATGCCCATGAGCCGGGCATGCGTTACCGCAACGGCGAAGTGTTCGCTGATTTCGAGGGCCGCGTGGTGCCGGCTTTCGAAGGGCTGCTGAAGCATCCTGACTGGCACAACATGACCCTGGTCGCCCATGGCGGCGTCAACCGGGTGCTGCTGGGCTGGGCGCTGGGCACGGGCCTCAAGACCTTCGGCCAGTTCGAGCAGGACACTTGCTGCCTCAATGTGCTGGACATCGATCAGGACCCGGACAGTCTCGCCGTCCGCCGGGTGCTGGTGCGCGCAGTGAACGCCACCACCTACGACCCGCCCAAGCGCGACCGGCACCTGACCACGCTGGAAGACCTGGCGCACAGGCTGCAGGAAGCGCGGCAGGGGTAA
- the purB gene encoding adenylosuccinate lyase, translating to MIPRYSRQEMADIWSPESKFRIWFEIEAHACTALAELGVIPEEAAKNIWEKGSKAEFDVARIDEIEREVKHDVIAFLTHLAEFIGDDSRFVHQGMTSSDVLDTCLSVQLTRAADLLLEDMDKVLAALKKRAYEHKDTITIGRSHGIHAEPTTFGVKLAQAYAEFERGKMRLEQARADIATCAISGAVGTFANIDPRVEEHVAMEMGLVPEPVSTQVIPRDRHAQFFAVLGVIASSVERVATEIRHLQRTEVLEAEEFFSAGQKGSSAMPHKRNPVLTENLTGLARIVRGMVTPALENVALWHERDISHSSVERMIGPDATVTLDFALVRLAGVIENLVVYPENMLANMNKLGGLMHSQRVLLALTQKGVSREDSYRLVQRNAMPVWRGEGNFLDLLKKDEEVVLSDAELEDLFDLGYHTKHVDTIFKRVFGA from the coding sequence ATGATCCCCCGCTACAGCCGCCAGGAAATGGCCGATATCTGGTCGCCCGAGAGCAAGTTCCGCATCTGGTTCGAGATCGAGGCCCATGCCTGCACGGCGCTGGCCGAGCTGGGCGTGATCCCCGAGGAAGCGGCGAAGAACATCTGGGAGAAGGGCTCAAAGGCCGAGTTCGACGTGGCGCGCATCGACGAGATCGAGCGCGAGGTGAAGCACGACGTGATCGCTTTCCTGACCCATCTGGCGGAATTCATCGGCGACGACAGCCGCTTCGTCCACCAGGGCATGACCTCGTCGGACGTGCTGGATACCTGCCTCTCCGTCCAGCTTACCCGCGCCGCTGACCTGCTGCTGGAAGACATGGACAAGGTGCTGGCTGCCCTCAAGAAGCGCGCCTACGAGCACAAGGACACAATCACCATCGGCCGCTCGCACGGCATCCACGCCGAGCCCACCACCTTCGGGGTGAAGCTGGCGCAGGCCTATGCGGAATTCGAGCGCGGCAAGATGCGGCTGGAACAGGCCCGCGCCGACATCGCCACCTGCGCCATTTCCGGTGCCGTCGGCACCTTCGCCAATATCGACCCGCGGGTGGAAGAACATGTGGCCATGGAAATGGGCCTTGTGCCCGAACCCGTCTCCACCCAGGTGATCCCGCGTGACCGGCACGCGCAGTTCTTCGCCGTGCTGGGCGTGATCGCCTCGTCGGTCGAGCGGGTTGCCACCGAGATCCGCCATCTTCAGCGCACGGAAGTTCTGGAGGCCGAGGAATTCTTCTCCGCCGGCCAGAAGGGCTCCTCCGCCATGCCGCACAAGCGCAACCCGGTGCTGACGGAAAACCTGACGGGCCTCGCCCGCATCGTGCGCGGCATGGTGACCCCGGCGCTGGAGAATGTCGCCCTGTGGCACGAGCGCGATATCTCGCACTCATCAGTCGAGCGCATGATCGGCCCGGACGCCACGGTGACGCTGGACTTCGCGCTGGTGCGCCTGGCCGGGGTGATCGAGAACCTGGTGGTCTACCCGGAAAACATGCTGGCCAACATGAACAAGCTCGGCGGCCTCATGCACTCCCAGCGCGTGCTGCTGGCCCTCACCCAGAAGGGCGTCAGCCGCGAGGACAGCTACCGGCTGGTCCAGCGCAACGCCATGCCGGTGTGGCGCGGCGAAGGCAATTTCCTCGATCTCCTGAAGAAGGACGAGGAGGTGGTGTTGTCGGACGCGGAACTCGAGGATTTGTTCGACCTCGGCTACCACACCAAACATGTCGACACGATCTTCAAGCGGGTGTTCGGGGCTTAG
- the radC gene encoding RadC family protein, producing MSGFEDTGGKPLPRLQPDTRDAGAKQGADPAPAPGTGAPEKPAPRSAEKSAPRSKAAAPSHAGHRQRLRARFIEGGPDALPDYELLEMVLFRAIPRRDTKPLAKALIAHFGSFNEVITAPVDRLTEVTGVSEGVATELKLIQAAALRLAKSAVMDRPAISSWSALVDYCSAAMAYETTEQFRVLFLDRKNVLIADEIQSRGTIDHTPVYPREVIKRALELGASAIILVHNHPSGDPSPSRADVEMTKKIEDAAKPLGVAVHDHLVIGKGQHASLRQLGLL from the coding sequence ATGTCAGGTTTCGAGGACACAGGCGGTAAGCCGCTCCCGCGCCTGCAACCTGACACAAGGGATGCTGGCGCAAAACAGGGTGCGGACCCCGCCCCCGCGCCCGGAACCGGTGCACCGGAAAAGCCCGCGCCCCGCAGCGCGGAGAAATCCGCCCCCCGCAGCAAGGCAGCCGCTCCCTCCCATGCGGGCCACCGCCAGCGCCTGCGCGCCCGCTTCATCGAGGGCGGGCCGGACGCCCTGCCCGATTATGAATTGCTGGAGATGGTGCTGTTCCGTGCCATTCCCCGCCGGGACACCAAGCCGCTGGCCAAGGCGCTGATCGCGCATTTCGGCAGCTTCAATGAAGTCATCACCGCGCCGGTTGATCGGCTGACGGAGGTGACGGGCGTGTCCGAAGGCGTGGCGACGGAGCTGAAACTGATCCAGGCGGCAGCCCTGCGGCTGGCGAAATCAGCGGTGATGGACCGGCCGGCGATCTCAAGCTGGTCGGCGCTGGTGGATTACTGCTCGGCGGCCATGGCCTACGAGACCACCGAACAATTCCGCGTGCTGTTTCTCGACCGCAAGAATGTTCTGATCGCGGATGAAATCCAGAGCCGCGGCACCATCGACCACACGCCGGTCTATCCCCGCGAGGTCATAAAACGGGCGCTGGAACTGGGCGCCAGCGCCATCATTCTCGTCCACAACCACCCCTCCGGCGACCCCTCCCCCAGCCGGGCGGATGTGGAAATGACCAAGAAGATAGAAGACGCCGCCAAGCCCCTCGGCGTCGCCGTGCATGATCACCTTGTGATCGGCAAGGGTCAGCACGCGAGCCTGCGGCAGTTGGGGTTGCTGTAG